One genomic region from Methanomicrobia archaeon encodes:
- a CDS encoding nucleotidyltransferase domain-containing protein has protein sequence MDDELTAQDKKLVEYFLSQEQVKLAYRFGSLVAGRAGPLSDSDLGVLLDDSLSKRARFKLHLKLLDDLTAILRTDKIDLVIMNGAPLSLTYEIIKANYPLLVRDRSEKIAFEHGILSRYLDRRYYETRWTVLYLKGVAEGSI, from the coding sequence ATGGACGATGAGCTAACTGCCCAGGATAAGAAGCTCGTGGAGTATTTTCTGAGCCAGGAGCAGGTCAAGCTCGCCTATCGTTTTGGCTCGCTCGTGGCAGGCCGCGCAGGCCCGTTGAGCGATAGTGATCTGGGCGTTCTGCTGGATGACTCGCTGAGTAAGCGCGCGCGGTTTAAGCTCCACCTGAAATTGCTGGATGATCTGACGGCAATCCTGAGGACTGATAAAATCGACCTGGTGATCATGAACGGCGCACCGCTCTCACTCACGTATGAGATCATCAAAGCGAATTATCCGCTGCTTGTCCGTGATAGAAGTGAGAAGATCGCGTTTGAGCATGGTATACTCTCGAGGTACCTCGATCGGCGGTATTACGAGACGAGATGGACCGTGTTGTACTTGAAAGGAGTTGCGGAAGGTAGCATTTAG